gttatacaaACGCTATAATTAGATAATCAACTCAAAACTCAAtcacaaacacccccttagagggtgtttgggattgagttataaaatgattatctgattattgcgtttgtaaaacgcaaataatctagaAAAATGTTTGaataaaaaagtgattatcggcTATGAAAACGttgttttgaaaacgcataatctattttgaaaacgcagattttgttttgtaatcgcaataccaaacaccctttaTAGTCTACCGGAGTTTATTCCAAGTTACATCCTTGATAccgtcaaaaaaaaaaatttaacgtctaaaagaaaatatattattaccGATCTCTAGCAAGTTGCTAATGAtcgaaaacaaaataaatatagtcTAGAGTTATAGTTAATAGAATTACAATCTACACTTAATCCGGTTCTTTAACTGCTAAGGTTgtgaaaagaataaaaaaaatcgtGCGAATTACAATTGtccgaaaagaaaaaaaaccccaaacatGAATGTCGAATTACCGGTTTTCAGTTCACGTTTTTCTCGATGCTGTCAGTTTTGTTGCAAGTTACACATATGTAGTTTTTTCATTTTCGTGATTCACATTCTTCTCGAGTGATATCGCAACAAACTAAATAGTTTGGACTAATTAGTTCACTAAAATTATTCAGAAAAGTTGTAAACCgtgaaaataaacaaactaaaatgCCAAATCTTGCAATTATATAACTCATTCGACTAATAATTGTAGTTCATTTCTtttaaagagagaaaaaaaaatctaaaataaataatCGACTTGCTAACTCTATTACATTAATTCCCTAAAATCAATAACGGATGGTGTATCCCAACCAAAATAGTGTGGGCCTCCATGTCTGTAATGACAAATCTGGTAGAGTAAAAACGGGTCCCTTGTCATTAATAGTCTGGCCGGGTTACCAAAAATATGGTCGGATACCAGATGTCCATTCAAACTGATTAAGATTgacatttaaaacattgatttaattatAAATCGTGTGAACGTAtcaaaatctttaattgatttggTATTGGTAAAACGTATACAACAAGATCAACAAAGATAATAAACTAATCcaatattatcttttattatactaaagcatagttgatctaataacttatcaaccaatcacaactctcgattttttaatttgactttttttttcaattttgactttaatttacacttttttgttttccatcacaaatttacactttttacccaataattttaatataataaataaataatagctaatatatatccaatataataatagctaatatttatcaaataaaacaataactaatatatatatatatccaatagtatgtgctatcatatatatatataattaattaaaaataaattaaaactaatgtaaatatattaagattttaatagtaataatactattttaattttaatatatactgaactaatgacttataaACCAATCATATCCCTCGATTTAATCAAATTGACTCCCGCTAATgtaattatttagttttttacataatttattaataaaaacaaataactaaaataattatttttacaatgttattaattacaagtatgtttatatattaattcttacttatctttcataataatatcacactatgagtacaactggtttcaaaaaattctttAATAGAGAAACTAtcatagcatgtgccttgtggaatgactacggtaaacaattttatcaaataatgatagtgacaatcatgtgattattgtattacaacttgcaaagtataacacttaaaaccgtatatcattaaaattataagcttttatgaactaattttatgaaaatctaatattgataatatcataaactcCGTGTTCAGTgttgaacacgggtctaaaatctagttttatatcaatattaatatcTACGAAGTAATTGTTAATTACGAGCAAAAAAAAGGGAAAGTAATTCAAATTGCAACTAAAAAAATGGAAACTTAATAATGCAAtcgaataatatataaaaataaaaaaatatatatttataacgtAGTAAATCATGACttaaaatataatcaaaaatTAATGCCCACGTATCATTGCGATGATACAATATGAATAtaataatgtaatgtaatttcctaaagattttcaattaaaataacttaaaatagTTGTCAAGCTGAGCTGGATAATTGAATGTACACATTGGCAAGGCCCACGTGGCAACAAACGAGTGGAGATGAGGTAACCAATATGGCAAGAAATCTCTCTTAATGTAAGAATAAGGAATGAAATTACTAAGTTACCCCCGAGCCGATAATTTCCAACTGGCACAAAATAACCGATGACGTGGAAATTATTCTATTCCCATTTTCCAAGTGGAATATACCCCCCACTAAACTCTAATCATTGagtatttaatttgatttttttttacaaaaaccaCACTAATaatatttctctctctctctcatctCCCCCCTTCCTTGTTCCTTCCTCTGTTTTCTGCTTTGTGTTTGATTCAGAGGTtaatattcattatatatatttgtgtgtgttatatatatacaacctagtACTTTGTTATTTTAAGGTTTAAAGATTTTTATCCAGTTAAACGCACAGGAAGTATTTCAaatgtcttttaaatttttgcttctttttcataaaaaatcaaTAGTTGAAAAAACTGAGTGGGAGAAGGAGAGATATTTTTAGTATGTGTCTATGTATATATGCTTAAGTGAATTGTTGGTCAATCGAACTTCCTCTGCTTTTGCTGGTAATTGAATGTTGTTGGTGCTATGTttaattgataatatatatgtattaatctGGATTGTTatgatgaaatttatatttatgaaattttgaaattgatagGAATGTCAACTTCGGTGATGAGCGATGCGATGGTGATGCCAGTAATAGAATTGGAATCGCAATCCGCTGTAACGAGGAAAAACAATAATAGGGAGGCGGAGGAGGAGGAGAAGATGGAAATCGAGTTTGCGAATTGCGATTGTTGCGGATTAACGGAAGAGTGTACGAGGGCATATATGGAAAGGATCAAACAGCGGCATCAAGGCAAATGGATCTGTGGATTGTGTAGTGAGGCCGTGAAAGATGAGATGGCGAGGAGCCAAAAGCTTATCAGCTGTGAAGAAGCAATGACTCGCCACACCTCCTTCTGTAAAGCCTCCAGATCACCACCAGGAGGACCGCCT
The Erigeron canadensis isolate Cc75 chromosome 2, C_canadensis_v1, whole genome shotgun sequence DNA segment above includes these coding regions:
- the LOC122589278 gene encoding uncharacterized protein LOC122589278 isoform X1: MYICLSELLVNRTSSAFAGMSTSVMSDAMVMPVIELESQSAVTRKNNNREAEEEEKMEIEFANCDCCGLTEECTRAYMERIKQRHQGKWICGLCSEAVKDEMARSQKLISCEEAMTRHTSFCKASRSPPGGPPPNPAIHLISAMRKMLFKRANSAPRSMPSSPMNKTESAGAGLFRSESCMPTLTLTVESSSSEEQQQHGDSHIS
- the LOC122589278 gene encoding uncharacterized protein LOC122589278 isoform X2 — translated: MSTSVMSDAMVMPVIELESQSAVTRKNNNREAEEEEKMEIEFANCDCCGLTEECTRAYMERIKQRHQGKWICGLCSEAVKDEMARSQKLISCEEAMTRHTSFCKASRSPPGGPPPNPAIHLISAMRKMLFKRANSAPRSMPSSPMNKTESAGAGLFRSESCMPTLTLTVESSSSEEQQQHGDSHIS